The region AAGCCAACCTGACCACAACAGCCGTCTGAAAAACGTAAGCGATAAAGACACCTTCTCCAAAACCATAGGCTACGGCAGCGACAAAGACAGCCAAAGCAGCGTTACCAAAAGCGGCATCGGCACCCGCAACATCATCATCGGCAACGACCCGACGGGCGAAGCGACCGAAGCCGTTTACACCGCCACCCGCACCGAAACCGCCGAACAAAACTCAGGCCGTCTGAAAAATACCTTTGATAAAGAGCGGGTATTAAAAGAACTGAATATTCAAGTTCAAGTAACAAAAGAGTTCAGGCAAAACGCTTTTGCCACAATCAATGCATATGTCTTGCCAAAACAAGAAGCATTGCGAGAAAAAATCAAAAATACTCAAAGCGAAGAAGAAAAAACAGTACTTTATAATCAAATATACAAATTACAGTATCTGAAACGGATACTTGAAACAACTGTGGGCGTTGTCTCAGGAACACCTGATACGGCGATTACACAAGGAACATTACAGCTTGCGGCAACTAAACTGCGACAAGAAACCTTAGAAAATTCTCGCTTGTTTAAAGGAATATATGATAGTGAAACAAAACTGACTAACGCAGGTTATGATAGCGGTTACTTCGATGGCGTAAAATTAGGAGGTGTTCGGATTGATTTGGATGCGATTTGTGGAGGAATTAATGAGAAGTCACGTTGCAAACCGAATCCAGATGGTAGCTACAAATATATTGGCGGAACATCTATTGATGGTAATCCTATTCCTACTTTAAAGGATGCTATTGATAAGAATTTGAACTCTGCTGCAAAAGGGATGCATGGTCTCACAGGTGGTTTCCAACCTATTCAAGGAGAAATGTTTGGGCAATATGTGGTAGGCAGTTGGAAAGATTGGGTCGTCGAGTCCTTTGCAGGAACACACGATGTATTGGGCGGGCAAATGTGGGGATTATATGATGAGGTTGGAAATACCACTCGCGGCAGAGGAGAGCCTAACCATCCTAATAAAAATGATGGTAGGGTTTCAAGCGTTACGGCGATTGTAGCCATCCCTGCTGCAGCCCCTTTTGCATTATCAGATTTAATGTCGCCTGATGTATAGTATATTAAAATAAGAATTCCCAAGTCAACACTGAATATTTAGAGTCCAAAATGTCATACTCAATAGAACTACGAGAAAAAGCATACCAATACTATCAGGCATGCAAAAATGCCAGCGAAGTTTGCAAAGCATACCAAATTGACCCAAAAACATTTCGAAGTTGGAGAAAACGCTATGAGCAAACCGGTTCATTTGAACATCAAGTCAAAGGTGGCAATGCAACCAAAGTCAATAAAAACCTGCTCATAAAATATGTTAAAGAACACCCTGATGCATACCAGCATGAAATTGCAGCTCATTTTGGGTGTACGCCGGCTAATATTTGTTATTTGTTCAAAGTATTGGGTATTACGCGTAAAAAAAGACCACGAGCTACAAAGAACAAAAACCAGAACAGGTAGCCACTTATCAACAAGCATTAAATCAATATGCTGATTATCAAGTTGTTTTCCTTGATGAAACAGGATTTGATACTTTTTACTACCGTCCTTATGCCTATTCACCAAAAGGGCTTCCAGTTAAAGCGCAAATCAGTGGTAAACGATACCAGCGCACATCACTGGTTGCAGCTCAAATCAAAGACCAAAGTAATCTAATTGCACCCATGATTTATTCAGGCACGATGGATAGTCGTTTATTTGAAGCATGGTTTGAAGGCGTATTGCTGCCTGAATTAACTGAACAATCTGTTATTGTGATGGATAATGCTCGCTTTCATCGGATGTCTGTTTTAGCAGAGATTTCAGAAAAAGAGGGGCATAAAATCTTAGCTCTTGCACCTTATTCGCCAGAGCTTAATCCGATTGAAAAAGCATGGGCGAACATTAAAAAGCATCTACGAAAAGTGCTGCCTGAAATGGGCAATTTTATGGCCGCATTAATGAGTAGTTTTTATTTTAATTAACTATATTACAAATTCTTTTAAAAATTGGAGGATATAAATGATAAAAAAAACACCAATTCTAATATTAGCCTCTTTATTAATTTCTTGTTATTACGATAGAGAAACTGGTTGTGTGCAACATTTAAATTACGTAGACTGCCCAATAATTTCTGCCAATTCACTTTTTAAAGAAAATATAGATAAACAGCAATTATATATAGATATAAAGGAATGCACAAAAGTAATAGGAAACAACATAAAAGCAACGAAGGAAGCAAGATATCAATGTATGGAAAGTAAAGGCTATAAGCGTATTTTGAAATAATATTTTTTCAGACAGCTTGAACAACGTGTTTGACCAAGATAAAGTTGAAAACGAACTCAAGCTGTAAAGAACGGATTGAAAACCACAGCCGTTACAAAGGCGAAAGTTTCGATTTCGGAGCTTCCGGAGGGGTAAGCGGCAAAACGTTGGGGCAAAGCCAACCTGACCACAACAGCCGTCTGAAAAACGTAAGCGATAAAGATACCTTCTCCAAAACCATAGGCTACAGCTCCGACAGCGACAGCCAAAACAGTGTTACCAAAAGCGGCATCGGCACACGCAATATCGTCATCGGCAACGACCCGACAGGCAAACAAGCCGAAGCGGTTTACACCGACACCCGCAGCGAAACCGCCGAAGCCGCATCAGGCCGTCTGAAAAATACGTTTGATAAAGACAAGGTACAGCGCGAGATTGATTTACAGCGGAAGGTCAGTCAGGAATTCAGCAAAAATGTGCAGTCGGCCAACAGTGAAATCAACCAAAAACTGGATACGCTGAAAGAGCAGAAAGAAAAAGGCCTTATCAGCGAAGCCGAGTACCGGCAAAAAACCGGTAACTGGCAGAAAGGCAAAGTGCTGCTCAACAGCATTGCCGCAGGCTTATCCGCACCGACCGACAGCGCAGCAGGCATTGCAGCCGCCACTGCAAGTCCGGCAGTATCCTATCAAATCGGGCAATACTTCAAAGGAGTGGCGAAACAGAATTCAGACGGCAATCTGACCGCCAAACAGGAAACCGCCCATATACTTGCCCATGCGGTATTGGGTGCGGCAACGGCAGCGGCGGGAGACAACAATGCCCTGGCCGGAGCCATCAGCGCAGGCAGTGCCGAAGCGGCCGCACCGTTAATCGGCAACTATCTCTACGGCGAGAAAGACGGCAGCAAACTGACGGCCGAGCAGAAGGAAACCGTAACGGCGATTACAAACCTGTTGGGAACGGCTACGGGGGCGGTTGTTGGAAACACAACCACCAATGCGGTTCAGGGTAGTTTGGTTTCGGGAAATGCGGTAGAAAATAACTCTATCCTTTCCCATACGGCCCGTAGTCGTTTGAGTCCTCAAAGTAAGATTTTATACGACCGAATTATCCGAAAAGGTAATTTCCATACAGTAGAAGATTTTAATTATGCTTATGCCCAGTGTCCTAACAAAGCCTGCCAAAATGCTGTGGTTCAAGCTTTCCAAAAAGAAAGAGAACGTTTCTTTACCTATTTGGCAGATGAAATCAAAGATGGAAAGCAGAGGGAATTGCTGATTAAAGAGTTTGCTCCGGTGATGTTCGGTGAAAACTCGTTATTGGGCGGAAGATTCGGACAGGCGGCGGCAATCAACTGGTCAGGCTATCAAGACGGTTTCTTGGCCCGTTTCCCTGACGCATGGATTGAAAAAGACAAAATTGATCAAAAAACCGTATCAGGCATGAGTCCTGAACGGGCTGAACGATCGGCTGTGGAAGAGATGCTGATTCCGCAAGCTATATCGGCTGCAATTGTTGGAGCTGCGGGTGTCCGTAAAATCGATGAAATTATTAAAAAAACTGAAAGTTTTGATAATAAGCTCAAGCATACTTCAAACTTTGATAGTGATATTTCCAGAAGTATATTATCCGTAGAAACGAAGACGGTGATGTCGTTTTGTCTTCGCGCCCGCAAAATTGGGACGGCTTTATCTTGGCAGCAGCCCAAAATAATGATTTGATTGAGCGCGATACAGAAGCAGATCCACAAGAACGGGATATTTTTGAAGGCTGGCAGGAATGAAACGTTATATGCTTGATACCAATGCGACTAATCATGCGCTCAAATTGCACCCTGCCTTTATGGAAAACCTGAAAAAAGTCCCTATTTCATCATTGTGCATTTCCAGCATCACTCATGCAGAGATTCATTACAGTTTGGCTAAAAAACCTGAGGCAGTAAAATTGCATAAGGCTGTAAAAGAGTTTTTAAAATACGTCGATATCCTTCCATTCGACCAATCGGTATCCGAATCATACGGCAAATTTAAAGCTTCTGTAGAAAAGCATGGAAAAAGCCTGTCCACTTTCGATATGATGATTGCGGCTCATGCCCATGACGAAATAATAAATTCATTGCGTACATGACTTAGCCGGAGCCGGAGTCCAGCTGTACAGATGCTTTCTGCAGGGGCGCACCGGTCGGCAGCTTCTGTTTGTCCATTTCAGCGAACTGCTCCAGCTGCCTCCATAACTTTCGATGATAAATAAGTATCCGTTTTGACAACGGAAGCCCAAGCAAGGCACACATTAATCAGATCTTGCCTTTCTTAACGAAATTATGCAATATACTGACTTGCGATGTTTAACCAATCATTCATATGGAGAATGATTTATGACTATGCTTAAAACTACTCTGGCCTGCGGTATCGCGCTCGCTTTGCTCGCCGGCTGTGCAACAGAATCTTCACGCAGCCTGGAAGTGGCTAAAGTTGCTTCATACAATACGCAATATAATGGTGTGCGCACCCCGATATCCATCGGCAGCTTCGATAACCGTTCAAGCTTCCAAAAAGGTGTATTCTCCGACGGCGAAGACCGCTTAGGCAGTCAAGCTAAGACCATTTTGGCCACTCATCTACAACAAACCAACCGTTTCAATGTGCTGAACCGCACCAACCTGAGCGCCTTGAAACAAGAAGCCGGTATCTCGGGTAAGGCACAAAATCTGAAAGGTGCAAACTATGTTGTCACCGGCGATGTAACCGAGTTCGGCCGTAAAGATGTGGGCGACCACCAATTGTTCGGTATTTTAGGGCGCGGTAAATCACAGATTGCCTATGCCAAAGTTGCCTTGAATATCGTTAATGTCCGAACTTCGGAGGTTGTTTATTCTACTCAAGGTGCCGGTGAATATTCACTTTCCAACCGAGAGGTCATCGGTTTTGGCGGTACCTCAGGCTACGACGCAACTTTGAACGGCAAAGTATTGGATTTGGCCGTACGCGAAGCCGTAAACAACCTGGTACAAGCCATCGACAATGGCGCTTGGCAGCCTAACCGTTAAGGAGGCCGTATGAAAAAAGGGATGTCATTATATGGACTGCCTCTGGCTGCCGCACTTTTACTGGCAGCCTGTGGCTCTGCGCCTAAGTCGATGTATTACTGGAAAGACTACAGCTCAACAGTTTACGAACGTCTGAAAAACGACGACAGTTCGGCAGGTAAGCAAATCGACAAGATGGAGCAGTATTTTAATGAAGCCAACCGTAAGCAGCTACCTGCCGCCCCGGGAGCCCATGCCCATATGGGTCTTTTGCTGATTGATGCCGGACAACCGGATGCAGCCAAGGCACAATTTGAAACAGAAAAACAGCTGTTCCCCGAATCGGCGGTTTTTATGGATTTTCTGTTGAAGAGTAAGGCCTCAGGAGGAAAACAATGAAGATGATGAAGTGTTTACTGCCTTTAGCCGCGACCTTAGCTTTGTCCGCCTGCCAAACGTACCACCAGCCACAGCCTTACGACTATACGGCTTTTAAAGAAAGCAATCCCAAATCTATTTTGGTTTTGCCGCCTTTGAATGAATCGCCTGACGTTAAAGCCACTTGGGGCATGCTGACCGCTACAACCTTTCCACTCTCCGAAGCAGGTTATTATGTCTTCCCGGTTGCTGTTGCTGCTGAAGCCTTCAAGCAAAACGGCCTCACCAATGCGGCCGACATCCACGATGTCAAGCTGGACAAACTGCGTGAAATCTTTGGTAATGATGCTGTACTGTATGTAACCGTGAAAGAATACGGTACTAAATACCAAATTATACAAAGCGTGACCACTGTAAGTGCTGAGGCTAAACTGGTCGATGCGCGTACCGGCAAAGAGCTTTGGAGTGGTTCTGCCGTAGCTTCTGATGCCGGACAAAAAAACAACAATGGTATCCTAGCCGCCCTTCTTGGTGCCATTATTGACCAAGTAGTCGGCACATTAGGCGACAAAGGCTATAATATGGCTCAAACAGCCGGTGCCCAACTACTCTCTCCAACGAAACACAACGGCATTCTCTACGGCCCACGCTCCCCGCATTATCAAAAAGAACCAGGGCAGAAATAGCCCTTCATCAAAAGGCAGAATCTTCAGATTCTGCTTTTTTACTGCAAACAAAATAGTATGCCGTGTTGTGAAAAAACATATACTTGACACAGGTAAGGAAGTTGCCTTACACTTAATCTAGTGGGATATCCCACTAGATATTAAATTTACTAAATATTAAATTTTGATGAAAGTCCCATAGGCCGCTTAAATATTAAAGGCACACAGTAGGACTGATAAGCCAGAGTTGTGAAGAGTAATAGGAATATAGGCAGGGCACAAATGAATATGAATGTTATTTTAAATGCTGTGTCAACCATGACCAGTAAAAACCAAACAACCATTCCGGAGTCAGTGCGTAAAGCATTGGGGTTGGAAAAGCAGGACAAGCTCCGCTTCTCTGTATTGGAAGGTGGCCAGGTGTTGCTTGAAAAAGATGTGATTGATGAAGAAGAATGTGACGACGACCCGGTGGTTCACAATTTTCTGAATTTTTTGGAGCAATCCATGCAAAATTCTCCTGAGTCGATTCGTCCCGCTTCCTCTTCCCGCTATGCCCGCTATCGTCAACTGGCCGGAGATTAACATAGTAGAGGATCAATATGCCTGACGAGCAGATGATAATAAATGGTTATACCATTTATGAGCATGGGTGTTTTACTCAGCAGATGGAAAATCTTGCTGAGCAAGTAGAGAGCCAAGAAAAGGCCGAAAAAGCCGCCAAATCAGATGAGGCAAAGCTTCTGAAGCGGATACTTGATGAAATAGATGCCATTGCCCATGCGCCCGACAATAAAAAATACCGCTTGGGTCAGACTATGGGTAGTGAATACAAGCATTGGCGGCGGGCAAAGATTATGGAAAGGTACAGGTTATTCTTCCGATACGACTCGGCCAGTAAAATCATTATTCTTGCCTGGATCAACGATTCGGATACGAAACGAACCTACGGCAGCAAGAATGATGCTTATGCGGTATTTAAAAAAATGCTCGAAAGTGGCAATCCTCCATCAGATTGGCAGGCATTATTGAACGAAACAGTGAAATAGCATATCCGAGGCGGCTTCGCCAATTAAGGAGAATACTGCAATGAAAGGCAAAGTGAAATGGTTCAACGCCAATAAGGGGAGCGGTTACATTATAGGCGATGATGGTGAAGAATATTTTTACCGTTTGGATGATTTGCCTATCCGCAGCGGCGATATTGTGGAATTCACCCCTACTCAAAACGCCCGTGGTGAAGTGGCTAAAGAAGTTAAACTGCTGCAAAAAGCACCCTATGCAGACAAACACGGGAGAAACTATCAAAACATCAACATTACTTCAAACCACTCGACGGTCAAAAAATCCGGCTGCTTTATCGCCACTGCAGTATATGACCCTCGACCTTTCTCCTTTGATTAGTCACATTAAAAATAATCTGGGCTTATCCAATGAAAACTGGCACAGAGATGCTCTGCCTTTCCTCCACCGCTATATCGAATTCGTACAGCGCCTCCCGGCATCCGAATCACATCACCACGCCGGTGATGGCGGGCTGGTCAAACATACCTTGGATGTCGCCTGTCTGGCACTTATCGCCTCGACATCACAGTCTTGGCCGCCGAACGCAAAAACCGAAGATATCGCCAGAAAAACCGCCGTATGGCGTTACGGCATCATGTGCGCCGCCATACTGCACGATGTGGGAAAAACCATGACCGGTTTTGAAATCGAACTGTACGCTGATGCAGCCGACCAGCATAAAACCGTATGGTTGCCTGACACAGGATCAATGGCCGACAGCGGTCGGAAATATTATCGTGTCAATTTCCCTGAAACAAAATCCAATTACAGCACACACACTGAAATCGCGTGGGCTTTTTTTCAAAGCCTGGTGCCCGCACACGTCCGCAGGTGGATTGCAGAAACTGACCCTAATCTGATGATTGTACTGCGTAATTACTTGAGCGGGCAAAAAAACGGAAGCCCATTACAGGAAGTC is a window of Neisseria yangbaofengii DNA encoding:
- a CDS encoding cold-shock protein, with the translated sequence MKGKVKWFNANKGSGYIIGDDGEEYFYRLDDLPIRSGDIVEFTPTQNARGEVAKEVKLLQKAPYADKHGRNYQNINITSNHSTVKKSGCFIATAVYDPRPFSFD
- a CDS encoding DUF4810 domain-containing protein; the protein is MKKGMSLYGLPLAAALLLAACGSAPKSMYYWKDYSSTVYERLKNDDSSAGKQIDKMEQYFNEANRKQLPAAPGAHAHMGLLLIDAGQPDAAKAQFETEKQLFPESAVFMDFLLKSKASGGKQ
- a CDS encoding PIN domain-containing protein; protein product: MKRYMLDTNATNHALKLHPAFMENLKKVPISSLCISSITHAEIHYSLAKKPEAVKLHKAVKEFLKYVDILPFDQSVSESYGKFKASVEKHGKSLSTFDMMIAAHAHDEIINSLRT
- a CDS encoding VENN motif pre-toxin domain-containing protein — its product is MKTNSSCKERIENHSRYKGESFDFGASGGVSGKTLGQSQPDHNSRLKNVSDKDTFSKTIGYSSDSDSQNSVTKSGIGTRNIVIGNDPTGKQAEAVYTDTRSETAEAASGRLKNTFDKDKVQREIDLQRKVSQEFSKNVQSANSEINQKLDTLKEQKEKGLISEAEYRQKTGNWQKGKVLLNSIAAGLSAPTDSAAGIAAATASPAVSYQIGQYFKGVAKQNSDGNLTAKQETAHILAHAVLGAATAAAGDNNALAGAISAGSAEAAAPLIGNYLYGEKDGSKLTAEQKETVTAITNLLGTATGAVVGNTTTNAVQGSLVSGNAVENNSILSHTARSRLSPQSKILYDRIIRKGNFHTVEDFNYAYAQCPNKACQNAVVQAFQKERERFFTYLADEIKDGKQRELLIKEFAPVMFGENSLLGGRFGQAAAINWSGYQDGFLARFPDAWIEKDKIDQKTVSGMSPERAERSAVEEMLIPQAISAAIVGAAGVRKIDEIIKKTESFDNKLKHTSNFDSDISRSILSVETKTVMSFCLRARKIGTALSWQQPKIMI
- a CDS encoding DUF799 domain-containing protein, with protein sequence MMKCLLPLAATLALSACQTYHQPQPYDYTAFKESNPKSILVLPPLNESPDVKATWGMLTATTFPLSEAGYYVFPVAVAAEAFKQNGLTNAADIHDVKLDKLREIFGNDAVLYVTVKEYGTKYQIIQSVTTVSAEAKLVDARTGKELWSGSAVASDAGQKNNNGILAALLGAIIDQVVGTLGDKGYNMAQTAGAQLLSPTKHNGILYGPRSPHYQKEPGQK
- a CDS encoding type II toxin-antitoxin system PrlF family antitoxin; this encodes MNMNVILNAVSTMTSKNQTTIPESVRKALGLEKQDKLRFSVLEGGQVLLEKDVIDEEECDDDPVVHNFLNFLEQSMQNSPESIRPASSSRYARYRQLAGD
- a CDS encoding type II toxin-antitoxin system YhaV family toxin, which codes for MPDEQMIINGYTIYEHGCFTQQMENLAEQVESQEKAEKAAKSDEAKLLKRILDEIDAIAHAPDNKKYRLGQTMGSEYKHWRRAKIMERYRLFFRYDSASKIIILAWINDSDTKRTYGSKNDAYAVFKKMLESGNPPSDWQALLNETVK
- a CDS encoding CsgG/HfaB family protein, producing the protein MTMLKTTLACGIALALLAGCATESSRSLEVAKVASYNTQYNGVRTPISIGSFDNRSSFQKGVFSDGEDRLGSQAKTILATHLQQTNRFNVLNRTNLSALKQEAGISGKAQNLKGANYVVTGDVTEFGRKDVGDHQLFGILGRGKSQIAYAKVALNIVNVRTSEVVYSTQGAGEYSLSNREVIGFGGTSGYDATLNGKVLDLAVREAVNNLVQAIDNGAWQPNR